A stretch of the Halorussus salinus genome encodes the following:
- a CDS encoding DNA polymerase sliding clamp, with product MSESVPNAGSDAPTRPFHAVVDADAIRTAVTLVDALFDECHLYFEENEIRLSGIDPATVASVELTLGRGAFDAYEATGVHTGVGLSRLKDVVGMADSGQSVEFDLAPETRTLEIRIGGLEYTLALLDPDTIRKPPDRPDGGFDFAGEVVARADDFDRAVRAADMVSNHLALGIDADEETFYVEAEGDTDDVSLALADDDLVDFTPDEAHSLFSLDYLTAIDRAMPADRDIELQLGTEQPATIAYEFADGAGSVEYIVAPRISSS from the coding sequence ATGAGCGAATCAGTTCCAAACGCCGGTTCCGACGCGCCGACCCGACCGTTTCACGCGGTCGTGGACGCCGACGCGATACGGACGGCCGTCACGTTGGTCGACGCGCTGTTCGACGAATGCCACCTCTATTTCGAGGAGAACGAAATCCGGTTGTCGGGCATCGACCCGGCGACGGTCGCCTCGGTCGAACTCACCCTCGGACGCGGCGCGTTCGACGCTTACGAAGCGACCGGCGTCCACACCGGCGTCGGCCTCTCGCGGCTAAAAGACGTGGTGGGGATGGCCGACAGCGGTCAGTCGGTGGAGTTCGACCTCGCGCCCGAGACCCGCACGCTCGAAATCCGCATCGGCGGATTGGAGTACACCCTCGCACTCCTCGACCCGGACACGATTCGGAAACCGCCGGACCGCCCCGACGGCGGCTTCGACTTCGCCGGTGAGGTCGTCGCGCGAGCCGACGACTTCGACCGGGCGGTTCGGGCCGCGGACATGGTCTCGAACCACCTCGCGCTCGGCATCGACGCCGACGAGGAGACCTTCTACGTCGAGGCGGAGGGCGACACCGACGACGTGTCGCTCGCGCTCGCGGACGACGACCTCGTGGATTTCACGCCGGACGAGGCCCACTCGCTGTTCTCGCTGGACTATCTGACGGCTATCGACCGCGCGATGCCCGCCGACCGCGACATCGAACTCCAACTCGGCACCGAACAGCCCGCGACTATCGCCTACGAGTTCGCAGACGGCGCGGGGTCGGTCGAGTACATCGTCGCGCCGCGCATCTCGTCCAGCTAG
- the mutS gene encoding DNA mismatch repair protein MutS: MDAALGAPEKMAENEDELTPMMSQYFELCREYDDSLVLFQVGDFYETFCEAAEKTARLLEIALTQREDSTGTYPMAGIPIDNAESYIETLLDAGYRVAVADQVQDPEETTTVVDRAVTRIVTPGTLTEDELLDTDDNNFVACLTEDYERYGLAVLDVSTGDFYATSARRTAAIADEVSRFAPAEAVVEPGAADETASECFDSDCMVTPYDSAAFDSATARERVESYFGSPDALLAADAEVRACGALLAYAEYTRGGAGVGGEADETAGDDGQLDYLNHLTRYEPREYMLLDRVALSSLELFERRTVHGDADVTLLGVLDETACPLGSRKLKDWLRRPLLDPDRIEARLDAVEEWTHDVRTREEARDLLRDVYDIERLVARISRGRANARDLRSLKATLDVVPELKAAMADFESEKSVELRDQLDELADVRDLIARAIQEDPAREITEGDVIRESYDDELDELRETEREGKAWIDDLEQQERERTGIDSLKVGHNSVHGYYIEVTNPNLDSVPDDYNRRQTLKNSERFYTPELKEREDEILRAENRADDLEHELFRDVRSTVAAESERVQAVADALAQLDVLAALGEVAATRDYARPEIGGDGIRIEEGRHPVVERTQASFVPNDAHLERAGSPAEGERDDATAADSFAVVTGPNMSGKSTYMRQVALITLLAQTGSFVPAASARIAPVDRIFTRVGASDDIAGGRSTFMVEMTELAAILESATDESLVLLDEVGRGTSTTDGLAIARAVTEHVHDEVGALTLFATHHHELTETADDLPRAFNLHFAAEGTDEEVVFDHEVRRGAATASYGVQVAREAGVPDEVVGRARELLAEAESADVEAEATNGIEAPESEASEPAPKAVADGPEDELAARLREVDVATMTPLEAMNELAALKREVE, encoded by the coding sequence ATGGACGCGGCGCTGGGGGCACCCGAGAAGATGGCCGAAAACGAGGACGAGTTGACCCCGATGATGAGTCAGTACTTCGAACTCTGTCGGGAGTACGACGACTCGCTCGTGTTGTTTCAGGTCGGCGACTTCTACGAGACGTTCTGCGAGGCCGCCGAGAAGACGGCCCGACTCCTCGAAATCGCGCTGACTCAACGCGAGGACTCGACGGGCACCTACCCGATGGCGGGCATCCCCATCGACAACGCCGAGTCGTACATCGAGACCCTGCTGGACGCGGGCTACCGGGTCGCGGTCGCCGACCAAGTGCAGGACCCCGAGGAGACCACGACGGTCGTGGACCGGGCGGTGACCCGCATCGTGACGCCGGGTACGCTGACCGAGGACGAACTGCTCGACACCGATGACAACAACTTCGTCGCGTGCCTGACCGAGGACTACGAGCGGTACGGACTCGCCGTGCTGGACGTTTCGACCGGCGACTTCTACGCGACCAGCGCCCGCCGGACCGCGGCCATCGCCGACGAGGTGAGTCGGTTCGCGCCCGCGGAGGCCGTCGTGGAACCCGGCGCGGCCGACGAGACCGCCAGCGAGTGTTTCGATTCGGACTGCATGGTCACGCCCTACGATTCGGCCGCCTTCGACTCGGCGACGGCCCGCGAGCGCGTCGAGTCGTACTTCGGGTCGCCCGACGCTCTGCTGGCGGCCGACGCGGAAGTCCGGGCCTGCGGTGCCCTGCTGGCCTACGCGGAGTACACCCGCGGCGGCGCGGGAGTCGGCGGCGAGGCCGACGAGACGGCGGGCGACGACGGCCAGTTGGACTACCTCAACCACCTGACGCGCTACGAACCCCGCGAGTACATGCTGTTGGACCGGGTGGCGCTGTCCAGCCTCGAACTGTTCGAGCGCCGGACGGTCCACGGCGACGCCGACGTGACTCTGTTGGGCGTGCTGGACGAGACCGCCTGCCCGCTCGGGAGTCGCAAGTTGAAGGACTGGCTCCGGCGTCCCCTGTTGGACCCCGACCGCATCGAGGCCCGCCTCGACGCGGTCGAGGAGTGGACCCACGATGTCCGGACCCGCGAGGAGGCGAGGGACCTTCTCAGAGACGTGTACGACATCGAGCGTCTCGTCGCGCGCATCTCGCGCGGTCGGGCCAACGCCCGCGACCTGCGGTCGCTGAAGGCGACCCTCGACGTGGTGCCCGAACTGAAGGCCGCGATGGCCGATTTCGAGTCGGAGAAGTCGGTCGAACTCCGCGACCAACTGGACGAACTCGCCGACGTGCGGGACCTGATAGCTCGTGCGATTCAGGAGGACCCCGCCCGCGAAATCACGGAGGGCGACGTGATTCGGGAGAGCTACGACGACGAACTGGACGAGTTGCGAGAGACCGAACGCGAGGGGAAGGCGTGGATAGACGACCTCGAACAGCAGGAGCGCGAGCGGACCGGCATCGACTCGCTCAAGGTCGGGCACAACTCGGTCCACGGCTACTACATCGAGGTGACGAACCCGAACCTCGACTCGGTGCCCGACGATTACAACCGCCGCCAGACGCTGAAGAACTCCGAGCGGTTCTACACGCCGGAACTCAAGGAGCGCGAGGACGAGATTCTGCGCGCCGAGAACCGCGCCGACGACCTCGAACACGAGTTGTTCCGCGACGTGCGCTCGACGGTCGCCGCCGAGTCTGAGCGCGTGCAGGCGGTCGCCGACGCGCTCGCGCAACTCGACGTGTTGGCCGCGCTGGGCGAGGTCGCGGCCACCCGCGACTACGCCCGGCCGGAAATCGGCGGCGACGGCATCCGAATCGAGGAGGGCCGCCACCCCGTCGTCGAGCGCACCCAAGCGTCGTTCGTGCCCAACGACGCGCACCTCGAACGGGCGGGGTCGCCCGCCGAGGGCGAGCGCGACGACGCGACCGCCGCCGACTCCTTCGCGGTCGTCACCGGCCCGAACATGTCGGGGAAATCGACGTACATGCGGCAGGTCGCGCTGATAACCCTCCTCGCGCAGACCGGGAGCTTCGTCCCGGCCGCCAGCGCCCGCATCGCGCCGGTGGACCGCATCTTCACCCGCGTCGGCGCGAGCGACGACATCGCGGGCGGTCGCTCGACGTTCATGGTCGAGATGACCGAACTCGCGGCGATTTTAGAGAGCGCCACGGACGAGTCGCTGGTCCTGTTGGACGAGGTGGGCCGGGGCACCAGCACGACCGACGGACTGGCCATCGCCCGCGCCGTCACCGAACACGTCCACGACGAGGTGGGCGCGCTCACCCTCTTCGCGACCCACCACCACGAACTGACCGAGACCGCCGACGACCTCCCGCGAGCCTTCAACCTCCACTTCGCCGCGGAGGGCACCGACGAGGAGGTCGTCTTCGACCACGAGGTCCGGCGCGGCGCGGCCACGGCCTCCTACGGCGTGCAGGTCGCCCGCGAGGCCGGAGTGCCCGACGAGGTGGTCGGACGGGCGCGCGAACTGCTGGCCGAGGCGGAGTCGGCGGACGTGGAAGCCGAAGCGACGAACGGGATAGAAGCCCCTGAAAGCGAAGCCTCCGAGCCAGCCCCGAAGGCCGTCGCCGACGGCCCGGAGGACGAACTCGCCGCGCGACTCCGCGAGGTGGACGTGGCGACGATGACGCCGCTGGAGGCGATGAACGAGTTGGCGGCACTGAAGCGCGAAGTCGAGTAG
- a CDS encoding thioredoxin family protein produces MADTDSITPEKPVHLADADELDAFVAENDLALVDFYTKGCSLCQAIEPVVGNVARVTDAAVALCNPRDDPQLIDRFEVRSVPTLLLFEEGDLVGRMAKGFQGTEAVVAFVESRGQSE; encoded by the coding sequence ATGGCCGACACCGATTCCATCACGCCCGAGAAGCCGGTTCACCTCGCCGACGCCGACGAACTGGACGCCTTCGTCGCCGAGAACGACCTCGCGCTGGTCGATTTCTACACGAAGGGCTGTTCGCTCTGTCAGGCCATCGAACCCGTGGTCGGCAACGTCGCCCGCGTCACCGACGCCGCGGTCGCGCTCTGCAACCCCCGCGATGACCCGCAACTCATCGACCGATTCGAGGTGCGGAGCGTGCCGACGCTCCTGCTGTTCGAGGAGGGCGACCTCGTCGGGCGGATGGCCAAGGGCTTCCAAGGCACCGAGGCGGTCGTGGCGTTCGTGGAGTCGCGCGGACAGTCGGAGTGA
- a CDS encoding DsbA family oxidoreductase, translated as MSQHATDALVVYSDYVCPFCYLGKAAMERYREETADPPEVEWRFYDLRGYKRDESGEIRDDVDDGKDDDYFAQVRENVERLKEQYDVDMTLDFSKDVDSWNAQQAALYVRQTEGEETFLAFHEALFEALWQEGRDIGDPDVLAEIAEEIEAGLAPDEIRNATEDETLEAELRERFEQAQQAGVSGIPTFVYEGHAARGAIPPEQFERLVNGA; from the coding sequence ATGAGCCAGCACGCCACCGACGCGTTGGTCGTCTACTCCGACTACGTCTGTCCGTTCTGCTACCTCGGGAAAGCCGCGATGGAGCGGTACCGCGAGGAGACCGCCGACCCGCCCGAGGTCGAGTGGCGATTCTACGACCTGCGGGGGTACAAGCGCGACGAGTCGGGCGAGATACGCGACGACGTAGACGACGGGAAGGACGACGACTACTTCGCGCAGGTCCGCGAGAACGTCGAACGCCTCAAAGAGCAGTACGACGTGGACATGACACTCGACTTCTCGAAGGACGTGGACTCGTGGAACGCCCAGCAGGCCGCGCTGTACGTCCGCCAGACCGAGGGCGAGGAGACCTTCCTCGCCTTCCACGAGGCGCTGTTCGAGGCGCTTTGGCAGGAGGGTCGGGACATCGGCGACCCAGACGTGCTGGCCGAGATTGCCGAGGAGATCGAAGCGGGTCTCGCTCCAGACGAGATTCGGAACGCGACGGAAGACGAGACCCTCGAAGCCGAACTCCGCGAGCGGTTCGAGCAGGCCCAGCAGGCCGGGGTCTCGGGCATCCCGACGTTCGTCTACGAGGGCCACGCGGCGCGCGGCGCGATTCCGCCCGAGCAGTTCGAGCGGCTGGTGAACGGGGCGTAG
- a CDS encoding winged helix-turn-helix domain-containing protein, with the protein MTDNRGGGGVHETEPGESLPDTEPQVFDTDRVEDKRAILEPTRLRLLQQILATEWGSLSAPELAYRNTDLSESTVRDHLRDMANRPRPFVEKLKVEDGKRAKGIPWTYYAVSEYGIELLKEVGAYEGITVLYQMYDRMEREPIADIEAFDHRPTPDWL; encoded by the coding sequence ATGACCGACAACCGCGGCGGTGGGGGCGTTCACGAGACCGAACCGGGCGAGAGTCTACCGGATACGGAACCGCAGGTCTTCGACACCGACCGCGTTGAGGACAAGCGAGCGATTCTCGAACCGACCCGTCTCCGACTCCTCCAGCAGATACTCGCCACCGAGTGGGGGTCGCTGAGCGCACCTGAACTCGCGTACCGCAACACGGACCTCTCGGAGAGTACCGTCCGGGACCACCTCCGCGATATGGCCAATCGCCCGAGGCCGTTCGTCGAGAAATTGAAAGTCGAAGACGGAAAGCGCGCGAAAGGGATTCCGTGGACGTACTACGCCGTCTCGGAGTACGGCATCGAACTCTTGAAAGAGGTCGGCGCGTACGAGGGAATCACCGTTCTGTACCAGATGTACGACCGGATGGAGCGCGAACCGATAGCGGACATCGAAGCGTTCGACCACCGACCGACTCCCGACTGGTTATAA
- a CDS encoding VIT1/CCC1 transporter family protein yields the protein MLTSLLGDDARGDAPGGEFGGAGAYIAEFVYGANDGIVTTFAVVAGVAGASLSPSIVLVLGAANLLADGFSMGMSNYLSRQSEMAYRESRGGDADESDGKTPARTAFATFVAFVVAGVMPLVPYVLVVEPVFPAAVAVTGVTFFLVGASRSLVTDRGWLRSGAEMFAIGMLAALVAFVVGDVLAGVA from the coding sequence ATGCTCACATCCCTCCTCGGCGACGACGCTCGCGGGGACGCCCCCGGCGGCGAGTTCGGCGGGGCTGGCGCGTACATCGCAGAGTTCGTCTACGGCGCGAACGACGGTATCGTGACGACCTTCGCGGTCGTGGCCGGGGTCGCTGGCGCGTCGCTGTCGCCCTCCATCGTCCTCGTGTTGGGCGCGGCGAACCTCCTCGCCGACGGCTTCTCGATGGGCATGAGCAACTACCTGAGTCGCCAGTCAGAGATGGCGTATCGGGAGAGCCGCGGCGGCGACGCGGACGAATCCGACGGCAAGACGCCCGCCAGAACTGCGTTCGCTACGTTCGTCGCGTTCGTCGTCGCGGGCGTGATGCCGCTGGTTCCGTACGTTTTGGTCGTCGAGCCGGTGTTTCCGGCCGCGGTCGCGGTCACGGGCGTCACCTTCTTCCTCGTCGGCGCGAGCAGGAGTCTGGTGACCGACCGCGGGTGGCTCCGGAGCGGCGCGGAGATGTTCGCCATCGGGATGCTCGCGGCGCTGGTCGCGTTCGTCGTCGGCGACGTGCTGGCTGGCGTGGCGTAA
- a CDS encoding NAD(P)/FAD-dependent oxidoreductase: protein MAHDTYDVVIVGGGVAGRSAGIYTARNGLETLLLDAGGSILRRNARLENYPGFPAGVDARLLLDAMADQAERAGCESRETEVTAVRRPDDAGRDADENPGFVIETADGDSYESRYVVAATKNATDYLEPLGALELVERGKTFVSTDEKGRSSVPGLYAAGRLAGKPHQAIVAAGHGAEVGVTLLEDDDRPFYHDWVAPERYFTGRGREVPPGCEEIDDAERERREADSLDVMRGYFAEPRADRPEQHPSVGDDE, encoded by the coding sequence ATGGCACACGACACCTACGACGTAGTTATCGTCGGCGGCGGCGTCGCGGGCCGCTCGGCGGGCATCTACACGGCGCGCAACGGCCTCGAAACGCTGCTGCTGGACGCTGGCGGCTCTATCCTCCGGCGGAACGCTCGACTGGAGAACTATCCGGGGTTCCCGGCGGGCGTGGACGCGCGTCTACTCCTCGACGCGATGGCCGACCAAGCCGAGCGCGCTGGCTGTGAGTCCCGCGAAACCGAGGTCACGGCGGTCCGGCGGCCGGACGACGCCGGTCGGGACGCAGACGAGAATCCCGGCTTCGTCATCGAGACCGCGGACGGCGACAGTTACGAGTCGCGCTACGTCGTCGCGGCGACGAAGAACGCGACCGACTACCTCGAACCGCTCGGGGCGTTAGAGTTGGTCGAGCGCGGCAAGACGTTCGTCTCCACCGACGAGAAGGGCCGCAGTAGCGTGCCGGGTCTCTACGCGGCCGGGCGACTCGCCGGGAAACCCCACCAAGCTATCGTCGCCGCGGGCCACGGGGCCGAGGTCGGGGTGACGCTACTTGAAGACGACGACCGGCCGTTCTACCACGACTGGGTCGCGCCCGAGCGGTACTTCACCGGCCGCGGGCGAGAGGTCCCGCCGGGATGCGAGGAGATAGACGACGCCGAGCGCGAGCGCCGCGAGGCCGACTCCCTCGACGTTATGCGCGGGTACTTCGCCGAACCGCGCGCCGACCGACCGGAGCAACACCCGAGCGTCGGCGACGACGAGTAG
- a CDS encoding alpha-amylase domain-containing protein — translation MLKGIGALGAAAAGAGFATGNAAALGSGAVYQYYHTDWTTIESDLSTLAAQGYDAIQVPPAQFSRVYKYEREYTGEKYDPPLGYQPIDLLDFDSEFGTEAEYESMIQEAHNQGLEVIADAVINHMAAGGDTFDRKVSLADLPQFGSDDFHPECNIDYSSDYSVEGCWLVGLRDLKQESSYVRGELKKYVDKYRSLGVDGIRWDAAKHVPESFFADYANQWASDLYTVGEVIPESYGGKSELDYLQGYADTGMSVTDYRLYNVMKYEVFTGPGGDMSRLSGAGFVNRDAYRALTFAGNHDSPDPAQSLLAHAYILTYEGYPRVYSEDYGVGDDAIRNLLWIRNELASGAAYDRVTDADVYAFERYNNLLVAINNSTSWQSRTAYTSWRNRDLNDYTGDQNSRADGNGYVDISIPPEGYVALAP, via the coding sequence GTGCTGAAAGGAATCGGCGCACTCGGTGCGGCCGCCGCGGGCGCGGGGTTCGCCACCGGTAACGCGGCCGCCCTCGGTTCGGGCGCGGTGTACCAGTACTACCACACCGACTGGACGACCATCGAGTCCGACCTCTCGACGCTGGCCGCTCAGGGGTACGACGCGATTCAGGTCCCGCCAGCCCAGTTCAGTCGCGTCTACAAGTACGAGCGCGAGTACACCGGCGAGAAGTACGACCCGCCGCTGGGCTACCAGCCAATCGACCTGCTGGACTTCGACAGCGAGTTCGGGACCGAAGCCGAGTACGAGTCGATGATACAGGAGGCCCACAATCAGGGTTTGGAGGTCATCGCCGACGCCGTCATCAACCACATGGCCGCGGGCGGGGACACCTTCGACCGGAAAGTGAGTCTCGCCGACCTCCCGCAGTTCGGGAGCGACGACTTCCACCCCGAGTGTAACATCGACTACTCCAGCGACTACTCGGTCGAGGGGTGCTGGCTCGTCGGTCTCCGCGACCTGAAACAGGAATCGTCGTACGTCCGCGGCGAGTTGAAGAAGTACGTCGATAAGTACCGGAGTCTCGGCGTGGACGGCATCCGGTGGGACGCCGCCAAGCACGTTCCGGAGTCCTTTTTCGCTGACTACGCCAACCAGTGGGCCAGCGACCTCTACACGGTCGGCGAGGTCATCCCCGAATCGTACGGCGGGAAGTCCGAACTCGACTACCTGCAAGGGTACGCCGACACCGGGATGTCCGTCACCGACTACCGATTGTACAACGTCATGAAGTACGAGGTGTTCACCGGCCCCGGCGGCGACATGAGCAGGCTCTCGGGCGCTGGCTTCGTCAACCGCGACGCCTACCGGGCGCTGACCTTCGCGGGCAACCACGACAGCCCCGACCCGGCCCAGTCGCTCCTCGCACACGCCTACATCCTCACCTACGAGGGCTACCCGCGGGTCTACAGCGAGGACTACGGCGTCGGCGACGACGCCATCCGGAACTTACTCTGGATTCGGAACGAACTCGCCAGCGGCGCGGCCTACGACCGCGTGACCGACGCGGACGTGTACGCCTTCGAGCGATACAACAACCTCCTCGTCGCCATCAACAACTCGACCAGTTGGCAGTCTCGGACCGCCTACACCAGTTGGCGCAACCGCGACCTCAACGACTACACGGGCGACCAGAACAGTCGCGCCGACGGGAACGGCTACGTCGATATCTCCATCCCGCCGGAAGGCTACGTCGCGCTCGCACCGTAG
- the gfo6 gene encoding D-xylose 1-dehydrogenase Gfo6 produces MDARALSEFGRRDWETDTDLEPVRFAMIGLGWWTREEAIPATEQSDRCETTVVVSGDHDKAENVAEASENAEVAITYDEFHDGAATDEYDAVYIATPNAKHLEFVASAAAFGKAVLCEKPMEATPERARRIVEACEGEVPLMVAYRMHTEPAVRRARELVAEGAIGDPMLVHGSMSQDLLEIFSNPDQWRLDPDLSGPGASVMDLGIYPLNTARFVLDADPVEVSALARSEGEEFADVPDEVATFEVRFDDGTLAACSASQHANRSSHLKVVGTDGEVSIEPAFFDRQARQFELEVNGTRATVEPEQVDQMLEEFDYFAHQVRTRSDLYADGRHGLVDIETMHAIYESAERGSVVSVSGDD; encoded by the coding sequence ATGGACGCACGCGCCCTCTCGGAGTTCGGCCGCCGCGACTGGGAGACCGACACCGACCTCGAACCGGTCCGGTTCGCCATGATCGGACTGGGCTGGTGGACCCGCGAGGAGGCCATCCCGGCGACCGAACAGAGCGACAGATGCGAGACGACCGTGGTCGTCAGCGGCGACCACGACAAGGCCGAGAACGTGGCCGAGGCGTCCGAAAACGCCGAGGTCGCCATCACCTACGACGAGTTCCACGACGGCGCGGCGACCGACGAGTACGACGCCGTGTATATCGCCACGCCGAACGCCAAGCACCTCGAATTCGTGGCGTCGGCCGCGGCGTTCGGCAAGGCGGTCCTCTGCGAGAAGCCGATGGAAGCCACGCCCGAGCGCGCTCGCCGAATCGTCGAGGCCTGCGAGGGCGAGGTGCCGCTGATGGTCGCCTACCGGATGCACACCGAACCCGCCGTGCGTCGGGCGCGCGAACTCGTCGCCGAGGGAGCCATCGGCGACCCGATGCTCGTCCACGGGAGCATGTCCCAAGACCTGCTGGAGATATTCTCGAACCCCGACCAGTGGCGGCTCGACCCCGACCTCTCGGGTCCCGGCGCGTCGGTCATGGACCTCGGTATCTACCCGCTGAACACCGCGCGGTTCGTCCTCGACGCCGACCCGGTCGAGGTCTCGGCGCTCGCGCGCTCGGAGGGCGAGGAGTTCGCGGACGTACCCGACGAGGTGGCCACCTTCGAGGTCCGATTCGACGACGGCACGCTCGCGGCCTGCTCGGCCAGCCAGCACGCCAACCGGTCGAGTCACCTCAAGGTCGTCGGCACCGACGGCGAGGTCAGCATCGAACCCGCGTTCTTCGACCGTCAAGCCCGCCAGTTCGAACTCGAAGTGAACGGGACCCGCGCCACCGTCGAACCCGAACAGGTCGATCAGATGCTCGAAGAGTTCGACTACTTCGCCCATCAGGTCCGGACCCGAAGCGACCTCTACGCCGACGGCCGCCACGGCCTCGTGGACATCGAGACGATGCACGCTATCTACGAGAGCGCGGAACGGGGGTCGGTCGTGTCGGTCTCGGGCGACGACTGA
- a CDS encoding class I SAM-dependent DNA methyltransferase, translated as MSSQLFEAYPDVYDALYGAKDYRGESEFYAETFAERAAATGEECLILGCGTGRHAKHLTERGFDVTGIDRSEAMVESAKTRSDADFRVGELPNVELASNAYDLVLLPFNIVNYLEYGDLEPTLATVADAIKPGGLLVFDTAAVPDDGTMYLQSQSTGEGDHARLVQMQPAGENRAQWSSIVFSEAAPSGFFVDNVGLALYDDDEIGELLEEYGFEFTHRTDYGEATRTQEQFSIFVAEYVE; from the coding sequence ATGAGCAGTCAGTTGTTCGAAGCGTATCCGGACGTGTACGATGCCCTGTACGGCGCGAAGGACTACCGCGGTGAGAGCGAGTTCTACGCCGAGACGTTCGCCGAGCGCGCCGCCGCGACCGGCGAGGAGTGCCTGATTCTGGGCTGTGGCACCGGTCGCCACGCGAAGCACCTCACCGAGCGGGGCTTCGACGTGACCGGCATCGACAGGAGCGAAGCGATGGTCGAGAGCGCGAAGACGCGGTCGGACGCCGACTTTCGCGTCGGGGAACTCCCGAACGTCGAACTCGCGTCGAACGCCTACGACCTCGTTCTCCTGCCGTTCAACATCGTCAACTATCTGGAGTACGGCGACCTCGAACCGACCCTCGCGACCGTCGCGGACGCGATAAAGCCCGGCGGTCTCCTCGTGTTCGACACCGCGGCGGTCCCCGACGACGGGACGATGTACCTCCAGTCCCAGTCCACGGGCGAGGGCGACCACGCGCGACTCGTCCAGATGCAACCCGCGGGCGAGAACCGCGCGCAGTGGAGTTCCATCGTCTTCTCGGAGGCCGCGCCCTCGGGCTTCTTCGTGGACAACGTGGGCCTCGCGCTCTACGACGACGACGAGATCGGCGAACTCCTCGAGGAGTACGGCTTCGAGTTCACCCACCGGACCGACTACGGCGAGGCGACGAGGACCCAAGAACAGTTCTCCATCTTCGTCGCGGAGTACGTCGAGTAA
- a CDS encoding DoxX family protein: protein MTTNEINTRVNEFESTIGSLTVNGKAHSLSAWFVLALRLMMGYAFAYSGFTKITAAEPFSATGYLTNAVPAESPLVGLFHWMGSTPWFADFLSIAVPWGELLIGLGLLVGALTRLAAFFGAFMMLMFYFGNWDIAHGFINGDFAYMLVFLAVAAFGAGRILGLDAVIEQYELDGEALVEKYPRLGYLLG, encoded by the coding sequence ATGACCACTAACGAAATCAACACCCGAGTCAACGAGTTCGAGAGTACGATCGGCAGCCTCACGGTCAACGGGAAAGCGCACAGTCTGAGCGCGTGGTTCGTCCTCGCGTTGCGTCTCATGATGGGGTACGCCTTCGCGTACTCCGGCTTCACGAAGATTACGGCGGCCGAGCCGTTCAGTGCGACGGGCTATCTCACGAACGCGGTCCCGGCCGAGAGTCCGCTGGTCGGACTGTTCCACTGGATGGGTTCGACGCCGTGGTTCGCCGACTTCCTCAGCATCGCCGTGCCGTGGGGCGAACTCCTCATCGGCCTCGGCCTGCTGGTGGGCGCGCTGACCCGCCTCGCGGCGTTCTTCGGCGCGTTCATGATGCTGATGTTCTACTTCGGCAACTGGGACATCGCCCACGGGTTCATCAACGGCGACTTCGCGTACATGCTCGTCTTCCTCGCGGTCGCGGCGTTCGGCGCGGGCCGCATCCTCGGGCTGGACGCCGTCATCGAGCAGTACGAACTCGACGGCGAGGCGCTGGTCGAGAAGTACCCGAGGCTCGGCTACCTCCTCGGCTGA